GACGTGCCGGGGGTCCAAGTGGTCCGGCCCGGCGGCGCGTTCTACCTGACCGTGCGGTTCCTGCCGGGCAGCCTGAGCACCCGCCAGACCCTGGAGGTGGCGCAGGAGCCGGTGCGCCACCTGGTGGAGCGGCTGGTGGCGGAGCCGGGCACCACCCTGGACAAGCGGTTCGTGTACTACCTGCTGGCCTCGGCCGGGGTGTGCGTGGTGCCCCTGAGCTCGTTCGCCACGGAGGAGCAGGGGTTTCGCATGACGCTGCTCGAGCCGGACGAGGCGCGGTTCCGGGAGACCCTGACCATTGTGGCGGACTCGATCCGCGCGTATCTCGCCTCGGACGAAAGCCCCGCCGAGGTCGAGCTCCGGGCAGCCGGATAGGGACAGGAGGCCCTTTGCCGTGGAGATCTGTCAACGAAACGAGCCGGTCGAGGCCGGCGCTCCCGCTTTGCTACCCTACCCGTCCAAGCTGTTCGTCGAGACCACCACCCGGTGCAACCTGCGATGCGCCATGTGCGTGAAACAGACCCCGGACAACGGCGTTGCGGAGGGAGACCTGGACGACGCCGTGTTCGCGGGGCTGGAGCCCGCCTTCGCCCGGCTGGAGACCCTGATCCTGTCGGGAATCGGGGAGCCCCTCCTCCACCCCCGCCTCGAGGAGTTTATCCGGCAGGCACGATCGGTCATGCCCGCCGGTGCCACCATCGGGTTCCAGACGAACGGCCTCCTCCTGGACGAGGACCGGGCGCTCCGGCTGGTGGAGGCCGGCCTGGACCGGATCTGCCTGTCGCTCGACGCGGTGAACCCGGCCACCTTCCGCCGCATCCGCGAAGGGGGCGAGGTGGGAGCCCTGGACCGGGCGTTCCGGGCCCTGGGCCGGGCCGAAAAGGTCGTGGGCCGGCGCGTGGAGAAGGGCATCGAGTTCGTGGCCATGCGCGACAACGTGGCCGAGCTGCCCGACGTGGTCCGGTGGGCCGTGTCCCGGGGCGCCGCCTTCGCCCTGGTGACCCAGGTGCTCCCCTACGACGAGCATCTGGTTCAACAGGCGGCCTACGACCCGAACACCGACGTGGCCGTGGCGTTCTTCGAGCCGTGGCGCCGGCGGGCCGAGGCCGAGGGCATCGACCTCGACCGGTACTTCGAGGTGCTCTGGAAGTACACCAAGAGCCCCGAGGACGAGCGGATCGTGGCCTTCGTGGAGGCCATGAAGGCCGACGCCCACGCCCGGGACATCTTCGTGAACGTGCAGAAGATCCTGGAGCGGGACGAGGCCTGGATGGACCGGGTGGGGCGGATCTTCGACGAGGCCGCCCGGTTGGCCTCGGAGCTCGGCCTGGACCTGCGGCTGCCCGAGGTGGTGCCCCGGGGGGACCGGCGGTGCGACTTCGTGGAGGAGGGGGCGGCGTTCGTCAGCTGGGACGGCGCGGTGCATCCCTGCTACTTCCTGTGGCACGGGTATCGGTGCTTCATCAACGGCCGGGAGAAGTTCGTCCGGCCCCGGGTGTTCGGCCGGGTGCCGGAGCAGGGTATCCTGGAGGTCTGGAACGACCCCGCCTTCCGGAGCTTTCGGCAGAGCGTCATCCGGTACGACTACCCGTTCTGCTCCGACTGCAACCTGGCCAAGTGCTGCGACTACGTCCAGGCCGAGGAGTTCGAGCAGGACTGCTACCTGAACGCCGAGCCCTGCGGTGACTGCCTGTGGTGCAAGGGGGTGTTCCAGTGCCTGCGGTGAGCAGGCGAGGTGGCCGCCTTCCCGGGAACTTCCGCTAGGACGATTGAAAACCTCCCGGATTCCCACGCGTTCTAGGAACCACCAAACCTCTTCGCCTTTACCTCGCGGCTCGGGGGCATGGTTTAGTTTCTGATCTCTGGCCCGCCCCGAACTGCTAATCCCAACGAAAGTGTTGCCAGGCCCGTGTCCCCTTCCCCTTGGGGAGTGCGGGGTGGGGGTCTGGTGGAGCACCGGGTGCGGCCCCTTAGCTCGCCGCGCCCTCCGAACGTCTGAACCGCCGCCGGATCCCAAGGGTTTCGTTGCGGTGGCCTGGATCGACGCGCAAGCGGCGGCATGAGAAGGCGCGGCGATCGGATGCCGCACTCGCGCCCGGCCGGAACCAGGCCCCCACCCCGCACCCTGGCAATACGTTTGCAGGTAACAAAAGCTACCCCTCCCCGTTGCCGGGCCCCGCGGGGGCCTGATGGGGCTCTCCCCTTGACACGGGGGGCTGGTTCTGGGATTTTACTGCCCGGTAAGTAAACCGATCCAGGAGGCGACCGTGGCCCAACCATCGCCCGTGCGGGAGGACCGGCGGGAGCAGATCTTCGCGGCAGGAGCCCGACTGTTCGCCGAGAAGGGGTACGAGCGCACGAGCTTGCAGGACGTGGCCGACGCCCTGGGGGTGACGAAGCCCGCCTTCTACTACTACTACCGGTCCAAGGAGGAGCTGCTGTTCGAGATCCTGTCGTTCTCCATGGACCGGGTCACCGACGACATCAAGGCCGCGCTGTGCCTGGACGCCCCGCCCGAGGAGCGGGTGCGGGAGTGGATCCGCCGCTACGTGAGGTTCTTCACGGCACACCCCCACGAGCTCACCCTGCTCTCCACGGCCATCGACTCCCTGGGGCCCGACCGGCGCGAGCGCCTGAAGGCGCGCCAACGCAGGTACCTGGACATGGCCCGGCGCCTCGTGGCGGCAATCAAGGCGCCCGGCTCGGGGCTAGACGACACGGTGAGCGCGTTCGCCCTACTGGGCATGATGAACTGGATCTTTCAGTGGTACCGACCGGCCGGCCCCGTGGCCCCGGAGGCCCTGGCCGACCACTTCTACCGGATCTTCGTCTACGGGGTGAGCCGGGTTGAACCCGGCGGCAACTAGTGTCGTGTTTTGGAACTTTCGTGGTTTTTCCAGCGGGTGGGGCTAGGGGTTCAAAGGACAGATTTCAGCTCCGTAGGCCGCGAGGCAGCCTGTTCGCGAGGTGCAGACTTTATGTGCGTCTCGGTCCGAGCGGTGCGTGCGGGGCATGGGGCCTACCTCCGGCCGGGCGCGAAGCCGAGCGTTGAGATTCGCCGCGCAGGCACAAGACACGGGAGTTGGTTTCATCACGGGTGCGCGCAAGGGGACCCTTTCGCGGTCCGAACGCTGGAGGCGCTGCGCGGCGAGCATAGGGGCCGCGCCCGGCTCTCCGGCAGACCCCATGCTCCCCGAGCTTTGACCGCCGGGTCGAAAGCCAGTTGGAAGCCGACAGGGGACAGGACATCTCGAAATGGCGCTCCTTCTGATTGGCTGGAGTAATCCCCCTCTCTGTCCACTGTCATCTGAATTCTGGCCCCCGATCCGGCCGCATCCGGCGCTCCGGACGGATCCTATGCCGCCCGGACGTGTGGTGACGTCGGAGATCAGGGAGGTTTTCGGGCATTCTGGCCTTCCGGCCTTCCAGCCTTCTAGCTTTCCAGCCTTCCAGCCTTTCAAAGGAGCGTTCCATGACCCAGTTCGCCCTGACCCCGGAACAGCGCGACATCCAACAGGCGGCCCGGGAGTTCGCCCAAGGGGAGTTCCCCAAGTACGCCCGGGAGGCGGACGAGGCGGAGGAGTGCCCCAGGAAGCTGTACCGCCAGGCGGCTGAGCTCGGGTTCCAGGGCCTGTTCTTCCCCGAGGAGTACGGCGGGGCCGGCTTGGGCTACCTGGAGTTCTGCCTGGTGGTCGAGGAGTTCTGGCGGGCCGACCCCGGGCTGGGCCAGGCCCTCGGGTCGGTGGTGTTCGGGTCGGACCTGATCCTGCTCTACGGCACCGAGGAGCAGAAGCAGAGGTATCTGCCGCCGTTGACCACGGGCGAGGCGATCATGGGCGCCG
This is a stretch of genomic DNA from Deferrisoma camini S3R1. It encodes these proteins:
- a CDS encoding radical SAM/SPASM family putative metalloenzyme maturase — protein: MEICQRNEPVEAGAPALLPYPSKLFVETTTRCNLRCAMCVKQTPDNGVAEGDLDDAVFAGLEPAFARLETLILSGIGEPLLHPRLEEFIRQARSVMPAGATIGFQTNGLLLDEDRALRLVEAGLDRICLSLDAVNPATFRRIREGGEVGALDRAFRALGRAEKVVGRRVEKGIEFVAMRDNVAELPDVVRWAVSRGAAFALVTQVLPYDEHLVQQAAYDPNTDVAVAFFEPWRRRAEAEGIDLDRYFEVLWKYTKSPEDERIVAFVEAMKADAHARDIFVNVQKILERDEAWMDRVGRIFDEAARLASELGLDLRLPEVVPRGDRRCDFVEEGAAFVSWDGAVHPCYFLWHGYRCFINGREKFVRPRVFGRVPEQGILEVWNDPAFRSFRQSVIRYDYPFCSDCNLAKCCDYVQAEEFEQDCYLNAEPCGDCLWCKGVFQCLR
- a CDS encoding TetR/AcrR family transcriptional regulator, giving the protein MAQPSPVREDRREQIFAAGARLFAEKGYERTSLQDVADALGVTKPAFYYYYRSKEELLFEILSFSMDRVTDDIKAALCLDAPPEERVREWIRRYVRFFTAHPHELTLLSTAIDSLGPDRRERLKARQRRYLDMARRLVAAIKAPGSGLDDTVSAFALLGMMNWIFQWYRPAGPVAPEALADHFYRIFVYGVSRVEPGGN